The Tenrec ecaudatus isolate mTenEca1 chromosome 7, mTenEca1.hap1, whole genome shotgun sequence genome window below encodes:
- the LOC142452994 gene encoding ferritin light chain-like, whose translation MSSQIRQNDSADAEASVHRLVNLHLQASATCLSLGCFSDRDDVALEGGWHFFRELAKEKREGAEHLLKLQNQRGGRALFQDVQKPSQDEWGRTLDAMEAALALEKKLNQALLDLHAAGSTHTDPHLCDFLENHFLDKEVKFLKKMGDHLTHLRRLASP comes from the coding sequence ATGAGCTCTCAGATCCGTCAGAATGATTCCGCCGACGCGGAGGCCAGCGTCCACCGTCTGGTCAACCTGCACCTGCAGGCCTCGGCCACCTGTCTCTCTCTGGGCTGCTTTTCCGACCGCGACGATGTGGCCTTGGAAGGCGGGTGGCACTTCTTCCGCGAGCTGGCGAAGGAGAAGCGGGAAGGGGCCGAGCATCTCTTGAAGCTGCAGAACCAGCGCGGCGGCCGCGCCCTCTTCCAGGATGTGCAGAAGCCGTCTCAAGATGAGTGGGGTCGAACCCTGGACGCCATGGAAGCTGCCCTAGCCCTGGAGAAAAAACTCAACCAGGCCCTTCTGGACCTGCATGCCGCGGGGTCCACTCACACCGACCCTCATCTCTGTGACTTTCTAGAGAaccacttcctggacaaggaggtgaaattcctcaagaagatgggcgaCCACCTGACCCACCTCCGCAGGCTGGCCAGCCCCTAG